In the genome of Xenopus laevis strain J_2021 chromosome 1S, Xenopus_laevis_v10.1, whole genome shotgun sequence, one region contains:
- the post5.S gene encoding posterior protein-like isoform X2: protein MEFVERYVNKYASADYNSCADESLTHQFKSLLTQCQSYNNKVKGNHLAKIVKKIKMANEILALLKMKVIAENKAEQWRNEKVQFREDLEKFGESLIVAASTSEEHISELEELREKVELLAKQNDLLEEKLKDCEERCRLREQEVISLESKAGYELNVPVSICPVTEQEIKDGEQGIRPQTLPSPTLFSPQSECARQRINNTYVPTDNNIHYACALLRAWLPYQLAAELRPPVGKHIGTLSNINENWGSTTERLRELQRILGGRDIRGTNALENARYRKGDDPMLFCTDYLSLYKVVFNCPDMLPDEPNFLYSMANKCNVDYNTRTALRYATSYNNFINTLRDWSQESFEFQRHISVASKNNQSRRFPRKCYSCGKYGHIARFCRTSANQHDTYPIHSIQRQEGDAQENLNDYLLDHSPPSEPETVISSDNIDTGSNSAGDQKESQNEPKREFHTPPCKTGKEGTTAPPFMPWVNIPLWLYSSWSHIAMQMLMANLAQFAQGVPNTNMPVSNDKECDGIKTRYGHDHCIMDMYYVICNVMYINYMYVSFSEY, encoded by the exons ATGGAATTTGTTGAAAGATATGTAAACAAATATGCTTCAGCTGATTACAATTCATGTGCAGATGAGTCTTTGACACATCAGTTTAAAAGTCTACTGACACAGTGTCAAAGTTACAACAATAAAGTAAAAGGTAATCATCTTGCAAAAAttgtaaagaaaattaaaatggccAATGAAATATTAGCATTATTAAAGATGAAAGTTATTGCTGAGAATAAGGCAGAACAGTGGAGAAATGAGAAGGTCCAGTTTAGAGAAGACTTGGAAAAGTTTGGTGAGTCACTTATTGTAGCAGCTAGCACTTCAGAAGAGCATATTTCAGAATTAGAAGAACTGAGGGAGAAGGTAGAACTTTTAGCTAAACAGAATGATTTGTTAGAAGAAAAGTTGAAGGATTGTGAGGAGAGGTGCAGGCTCAGAGAACAAGAGGTGATATCTTTAGAAAGCAAGGCTGGATATGAACTAAATGTCCCAGTAAGTATCTGCCCTGTTACTGAGCAAGAGATAAAAGATGGAGAACAAGGT ataagACCACAAACATTACCTAGTCCAACTCTCTTTAGCCCCCAATCAGAATGTGCTAGACAACGGATCAATAATACATATGTGCCAACTGATAATAATATTCATT ATGCATGTGCCTTGCTTAGAGCATGGCTCCCATATCAGTTGGCTGCAGAACTTAGGCCTCCGGTTGGTAAGCACATTGGGACATTGTCCAATATCAATGAAAATTGGGGAAGTACCACTGAAAGGTTAAGAGAGTTGCAAAGGATTTTGGGTGGGCGAGATATAAGAGGTACAAATGCATTGGAGAATGCAAGGTATAGGAAAGGAGATGATCCAATGTTATTTTGCACTGATTATCTCTCCCTATATAAAGTTGTATTCAACTGCCCTGATATGTTGCCAGATGAGCCCAATTTCCTCTACTCAAtggcaaataaatgtaatgttgatTACAACACAAGAACTGCCCTTAGGTATGCCACCTCATAcaacaactttataaatacacttaGGGATTGGTCTCAGGAGTCTTTTGAATTCCAGAGACATATTTCTGTTGCTTCTAAAAACAACCAAAGCAGGAGATTTCCACGGAAATGTTACAGTTGTGGTAAGTATGGTCATATTGCTCGATTTTGCAGAACTTCTGCCAATCAGCATGATACTTACCCAATCCATTCAATACAGAGACAAGAGGGGGATGCACAGGAAAATCTAAATGATTATCTCCTAGACCATAGCCCTCCCTCAGAGCCTGAAACTGTTATCTCCTCTGATAACATAGACACAGGTTCCaatagtgcaggagatcaaaaagagagCCAAAATGAGCCCAAAAGGGAATTTCACACACCTCCctgtaaaacaggaaaagaagggACAACTGCCCCACCCTTTATGCCTTGGGTGAACATTCCACTGTGGCTTTACAGCAGTTGGTCTCACATTGCTATGCAAATGCTAATGGCCAATTTAGCACAGTTTGCCCAGGGTGTACCAAACACAAATATGCCTGTTTCTAATGACAAGGAATGTGATGGAATTAAAACTAGATATGGCCATGACCACTGTATAATGGATATGTACTATGTTATTTGTAATGttatgtatattaattatatgtatgtttctttttcagagtACTAG
- the post5.S gene encoding posterior protein-like isoform X1, giving the protein MEFVERYVNKYASADYNSCADESLTHQFKSLLTQCQSYNNKVKGNHLAKIVKKIKMANEILALLKMKVIAENKAEQWRNEKVQFREDLEKFGESLIVAASTSEEHISELEELREKVELLAKQNDLLEEKLKDCEERCRLREQEVISLESKAGYELNVPVSICPVTEQEIKDGEQGIRPQTLPSPTLFSPQSECARQRINNTYVPTDNNIHSNSAALKIQEVISLTQILGKFDTNLCPISLSNKLEAVVKQYNLGNKDACALLRAWLPYQLAAELRPPVGKHIGTLSNINENWGSTTERLRELQRILGGRDIRGTNALENARYRKGDDPMLFCTDYLSLYKVVFNCPDMLPDEPNFLYSMANKCNVDYNTRTALRYATSYNNFINTLRDWSQESFEFQRHISVASKNNQSRRFPRKCYSCGKYGHIARFCRTSANQHDTYPIHSIQRQEGDAQENLNDYLLDHSPPSEPETVISSDNIDTGSNSAGDQKESQNEPKREFHTPPCKTGKEGTTAPPFMPWVNIPLWLYSSWSHIAMQMLMANLAQFAQGVPNTNMPVSNDKECDGIKTRYGHDHCIMDMYYVICNVMYINYMYVSFSEY; this is encoded by the exons ATGGAATTTGTTGAAAGATATGTAAACAAATATGCTTCAGCTGATTACAATTCATGTGCAGATGAGTCTTTGACACATCAGTTTAAAAGTCTACTGACACAGTGTCAAAGTTACAACAATAAAGTAAAAGGTAATCATCTTGCAAAAAttgtaaagaaaattaaaatggccAATGAAATATTAGCATTATTAAAGATGAAAGTTATTGCTGAGAATAAGGCAGAACAGTGGAGAAATGAGAAGGTCCAGTTTAGAGAAGACTTGGAAAAGTTTGGTGAGTCACTTATTGTAGCAGCTAGCACTTCAGAAGAGCATATTTCAGAATTAGAAGAACTGAGGGAGAAGGTAGAACTTTTAGCTAAACAGAATGATTTGTTAGAAGAAAAGTTGAAGGATTGTGAGGAGAGGTGCAGGCTCAGAGAACAAGAGGTGATATCTTTAGAAAGCAAGGCTGGATATGAACTAAATGTCCCAGTAAGTATCTGCCCTGTTACTGAGCAAGAGATAAAAGATGGAGAACAAGGT ataagACCACAAACATTACCTAGTCCAACTCTCTTTAGCCCCCAATCAGAATGTGCTAGACAACGGATCAATAATACATATGTGCCAACTGATAATAATATTCATTCAAACTCAGCAGCACTGAAAATACAAGAGGTTATAAGTTTGACCCAGATATTGGGAAAGTTTGACACTAATTTATGCCCTATTAGCCTTTCCAATAAATTGGAAGCCGTGGTCAAACAATATAACCTTGGAAATAAAGATGCATGTGCCTTGCTTAGAGCATGGCTCCCATATCAGTTGGCTGCAGAACTTAGGCCTCCGGTTGGTAAGCACATTGGGACATTGTCCAATATCAATGAAAATTGGGGAAGTACCACTGAAAGGTTAAGAGAGTTGCAAAGGATTTTGGGTGGGCGAGATATAAGAGGTACAAATGCATTGGAGAATGCAAGGTATAGGAAAGGAGATGATCCAATGTTATTTTGCACTGATTATCTCTCCCTATATAAAGTTGTATTCAACTGCCCTGATATGTTGCCAGATGAGCCCAATTTCCTCTACTCAAtggcaaataaatgtaatgttgatTACAACACAAGAACTGCCCTTAGGTATGCCACCTCATAcaacaactttataaatacacttaGGGATTGGTCTCAGGAGTCTTTTGAATTCCAGAGACATATTTCTGTTGCTTCTAAAAACAACCAAAGCAGGAGATTTCCACGGAAATGTTACAGTTGTGGTAAGTATGGTCATATTGCTCGATTTTGCAGAACTTCTGCCAATCAGCATGATACTTACCCAATCCATTCAATACAGAGACAAGAGGGGGATGCACAGGAAAATCTAAATGATTATCTCCTAGACCATAGCCCTCCCTCAGAGCCTGAAACTGTTATCTCCTCTGATAACATAGACACAGGTTCCaatagtgcaggagatcaaaaagagagCCAAAATGAGCCCAAAAGGGAATTTCACACACCTCCctgtaaaacaggaaaagaagggACAACTGCCCCACCCTTTATGCCTTGGGTGAACATTCCACTGTGGCTTTACAGCAGTTGGTCTCACATTGCTATGCAAATGCTAATGGCCAATTTAGCACAGTTTGCCCAGGGTGTACCAAACACAAATATGCCTGTTTCTAATGACAAGGAATGTGATGGAATTAAAACTAGATATGGCCATGACCACTGTATAATGGATATGTACTATGTTATTTGTAATGttatgtatattaattatatgtatgtttctttttcagagtACTAG
- the crygdl.7.S gene encoding gamma-crystallin-1-like, with the protein MGKIFFYEERNFQGRHYECGSECSDLSSYFNRCNSIRVQGGNWILYEHPSYRGHQYYLWQGEYPDLQRWMGFNDNIRSCRFIPQHNGQYKMRIYERGDYQGQMMEFFDDCPNTYDRFRFNDIHSCNVFDGHWMFYEEPNYRGRQYYLRPGEYRKYSDWGASSPRIGSFRRVYHKF; encoded by the exons ATGGGAAAG ATCTTCTTCTACGAGGAAAGGAACTTCCAAGGCCGCCACTATGAGTGTGGCTCAGAATGTTCTGACCTGTCCTCATACTTCAATCGCTGCAACTCCATCAGGGTACAGGGTGGAAACTGGATCCTCTATGAGCACCCCAGTTACAGAGGACACCAGTATTATCTCTGGCAAGGAGAATACCCAGACCTTCAGAGATGGATGGGCTTCAATGACAACATCAGGTCCTGTCGCTTTATTCCTCAA cacAATGGCCAATACAAAATGAGAATCTACGAAAGAGGAGACTACCAAGGGCAGATGATGGAGTTCTTTGATGACTGCCCCAATACTTATGATCGATTCCGTTTCAATGAcattcactcctgcaatgtgtttgatggACACTGGATGTTCTACGAGGAACCCAACTACAGGGGGCGTCAATACTACCTGAGACCTGGCGAATACAGGAAATACAGTGACTGGGGAGCCTCAAGCCCCAGAATTGGATCATTCAGGAGAGTTTATCACaagttttaa
- the crygdl.8.S gene encoding gamma-crystallin-1-like, with product MGKIFFYEERNFQGRHYECGSECSDLSSYFNRCNSIRVQGGNWILYEHPSYRGHQYYLWQGEYPDFQRWMGFNDNIRSCRFIPQHNGQYKMRIYERGDYQGQMMEFFDDCPNTYDRFRFNDIHSCNVFDGHWMFYEEPNYRGRQYYLRPGEYRKYSDWGASSPRIGSFRRVYHKF from the exons ATGGGAAAG ATCTTCTTCTACGAGGAAAGGAACTTCCAAGGCCGCCACTATGAGTGTGGCTCAGAATGTTCTGACCTGTCCTCATACTTCAATCGCTGCAACTCCATCAGGGTACAGGGTGGAAACTGGATCCTCTATGAGCACCCCAGTTACAGGGGACACCAGTATTATCTCTGGCAAGGAGAATACCCAGACTTTCAGAGATGGATGGGCTTCAATGACAACATCAGGTCCTGTCGCTTTATTCCTCAA caCAATGGCCAATACAAAATGAGAATCTACGAAAGAGGAGACTACCAAGGGCAGATGATGGAGTTCTTTGATGACTGCCCCAATACTTATGATCGATTCCGTTTCAATGAcattcactcctgcaatgtgtttgatggACACTGGATGTTCTACGAGGAACCCAACTACAGGGGCCGTCAATACTACCTGAGACCTGGCGAATACAGGAAATACAGTGACTGGGGAGCCTCAAGCCCCAGAATTGGATCATTCAGGAGAGTTTATCACAAGTTTTAA